The nucleotide window GTgtcatgtgtgtgtgagtgtatgtgttaggggaaaaaaaagaaaaagaagaagatgaactaGCCTAACCTATCGATAGGCTACATTGGTGGGTCAAGTTGGATAGCTATTAACCCGAGCCGAACCAATTTACCTACATTTCTAGCTTGGGACTAACCCATTACCCATTATTTTAGCCTGGCCCAAACCCACCTAAGAAGCCAGATGGGTGAGCCAACCTATCCATAGCCATCCTCACTGCATAGTTAGATAGACACGGCAAGGCGCGGAACAAGGCAAGGGTCTGTTTGTTTCATTAATGTAAGTACATATAATTATACCGTAAAAGCATCATTATTAAATTTATTCTCTATTTGAAAAGAGAGGAATTACTCATCGAAACTTTATGggcccccaccataatgtatcagTTATATTCACACCTGTTTGttgttctttttttcctttttttttttttcctctgatCATTTTAGCGTatgaagcctaaaaatgaggtaaatccaaatctcaagccaccaaagaaaacaatgggcTTCAATCGTGGCATCATTATTCCCACGACTTCCTCTGATGtaggccacttaagctttgaaactgcttcattttttttctctcataccttataatgatctaaaaaaatgaatggcttGGTGGGACTTTACATAGTCTAGGTCAAAATCTCTCCAAAGGCATAGATGTCAATATCATACATTAATTACTATTATATATCAACACCATTCACttgtttttctagcttattttaagccatggtcccaaaattgaagtggTTTGCAGATTTTGGGTGAACCACAACAAGGGAAATGGTGGTTATTGTccattgaaagccttttgtaggccacaaaagttttagatcaacccaatattttttcccctttcacctaggtctaagtgaccttatcagtaggttagatggtcaataaacattgcAATGGACACTAagtattttttaatggtaggtgctTAATGACCACatattcttgtggtgtgatccacctgaaatttgctatctactttatttttagtaagcgccataaaataatctgaaaaaaaaaaaagaaaaaaaaaaagatcaacagtatggatatacaatgaatgcattgaggtgggcccatgaTAAGGGTCTCACCCTTACTGGTTCCGAGACTGCAGCCAAGTCATACTCCATTTACCGTTGTAGTTAATAAATACTAAATtcagaaaaaatataaataattacaTTGAAGCAAACATGCCATCAGGGAGCCATTTGTGTTTAATTTGACTTCCATCTTTAAAAGGGTTGTAAAAAATTCAGTCgaagaaataaaaaataccaAAATTTCCGAGAATGAATAGCTCAATGTTTAACATGATTCAAACTCAATAAAATAGAATAAAGAAATGtgtatttacacacacacacacacacacacacacacacacacacacacacacacatatatatggaaatggttctatgctgtCGAATGTCTAcctcatcagttagatgcaccattccatggtgggccaagggcttaaaaatcaagtcaattcatgacttgtgtgggccacaccacgtacaaaagttgagagaggttaccctcccattaaaacattcatagtcatttgttgggccatagagatgtggttcacaaatcaagcccatccattatgtgtgtcccacttggatgaggagtcaaaccaagtttcgggcacatccaaatttcaggtggtccccaacaagttcttttatatgttttacgcatgtcttaacatgattttagatggtatcgTCCACTTGAGTTCtctatatagctgatttttgggatatcccataatttaaaggggccccatcaaatgcgcgcgcatatgtgtgtgtgtgtgtgggggaaatggtaccatgaggtcgacttcatgggaactttgcatgaggtcgagctgtgtgggtcccactatgatgtgtgtcaaacatctacccccattagtcagatgcaccattctatggtgccATCCAATTTAGAGTCGATCTTCAAGTCTACTCTGGTTGAGTTTGGGTTTACCTAGCTGAAAATTTTTcccaactaaaaataaaaaatttaactaaacaaaaaaatatataaaaatatatactcAAACCAAACCAACCTTTTCATCCCAGTTGAGTCTAATGAATTAAGCAAGTTACTTCCGTATCCATACAGCGCAACATCTAAgtccaattggtgtggtccacctgagctctctttctctctctctctctctctaccctcaCACAAAAACCCATGGATGGCAACTCATTCCCTTTGTTCCTTTTGGTGTGATCTTggggtgcacattgaaccagtagaaccgtagaaccggaCTGAAACCGACCAAATGGTCctgtttggtccggttctagagtgcatcgGTTCCGGTTCCCGTTCCAAAAATTAAGGCACCATTTAGTTTAGTTCGATTCTAGTTTGaaggtatgtagaaccgaaccgaaccgtgattcgaaccgtggatccgatctaTGGAACCGAACATAAAAtcgtgagtttacaatatattttagtcgTATACTCAACTCATGAATTATGGCTTACAATGCACCTCTTAATTGTttttataaatgtattttttcgCACCATATAAAATATCTAAAACATTCAACAAATGAATCACAACGCAAATGGACATGGGATAAATTACAAAATAGaatatgcaattgggctggatatAAAAAGCCCTGAACCGTAGAACTAGGTCTGGTTcaattctagggtgctaacggtccaaaTCCAAAAATCCTATAACCTTAAGAAACGGTTCGGTTCAGGTTTCACCCCACAACCGggccgaaccgacccgtgtgcacccctaactcGCTATGTGATCCAActgagttctctctctctctctctctctctctctctctctctctgcccagATTCTAGAACGGAGGataaaacctgatggacggagtggattttacttaCAAAACATGGTGGGTATCCTAAGCTTGGATGTTTTACCCTTTGCGTAAAACGACTGTTACAGACGATTCTGATCCTTCTGATATTGGTTCATTCTCCATCAAGACCGAGAACCAATGAATTGATCCGTCTGGATTGACTcacatgtgtgccacgtgtacgaTCCATgagacaccaccatttaagaaatggtgcAAAACGCACATGACTTAAGTCGGTAGCCAAATCTTCTCTCCAGAACTTCTTCGACTCTCCCAGCAAAGAGCAGCAGAAGCTGTAATGGATAAGGCGAGGGAGTTTCTGACGCTGAAGACGGAAGAATCCGAGAGGGTGTCACGACTCAGCGTCCCAACTCACCGAGTCGGACTCGATCCAAGCTACTATGAAGGATTCTTCCTCAGAGGCATCCGAATCGACCGAGTCGGGCCAGGCTTCATAGCTTGCACCTTCAAAGTTCCTCCTCGCCTTACTGTAAGAAAGAACTCACTTCTCTCTCTTGCTCTGTTCTTTTACTTCCTTTTTGTCTAGAGATAGAAAATGCTTGATTTCATATGTATGATGTTACGGGGGTTGAATGTATTATAAATTCATCCATCTATATTTGGTATTTgggtttttgagatttttttttaggATTTTACTTGCATTCAAACGACTCCTtaatctctatttctctctctctcattttttctttcttttctgtaTAGAGCTAGAAATGCATGATTTTCATTTGTTAGATGCTATTTGACTGAATTTCATTCATTTATCTCAATTTGGGATTTGGGTTTTtcggattttaaaaaaatctccctctctctatctctctatctatcttttatttcttttctgtATATAGGTAGAAAATGCTTGATTTTCATTTCCATGATTTTATGGGGAttgaaaataattcaattatgtCAAATTGGGATTTcgatttttgagtttttttttaaatctttgttTCCTCTAGAGTTATTGTTGTGTCTATTTCAGTTTGGGATTTGGGTTTTGGGTCTTGGGTTTTTGAGatttttaggggttgtttggatggttGTAAAACCTTTACTTGTAAACACCAGTGTTGTCAAAATGGTTATCTTATCgcaaatcataataggggttgaattCGTATCAAATCGCAAATCATatcttaagattttttttttaatgattttcttaaaaaaatgaaaatataaataaattaggaaaaaaaaaaaaaaaacttagcaatcatccttttgccatcaatatgcaccaagtaataccatgacATGaaagtgttaaaggattcttatctttctttttttccttttctttttgtctttcaagaaaatttctttaaaatcccATACTAATTCCTTAGCTCCAAAATACTAGGGGATTGGCATTTTTTAATTGAAATGATTCCATCTATCATCAGGCACATTATATGGTTCTTCAATGAAACAAGATTTTGCAGGATGCAACTGGAAAGTTGTCTTCAGGTGCTATTGCAAACCTTATCGATGATGTTGGAGGAGCTGTAATCCAGGCTGATGGTCTCCCTGCAAAGGTTTCACTTGAAATGTCGATTTCATACTTCTCGAGGGCTGATGCCAATGTAAGTGGACATAATGCTCAGCTCTCTTGCATATTGCTTACATCCATTGGGTCCTCATGTAATTGTATATATACAAATATGCTCCATGccttcatgcatgcatgcaaaagAGTGTGAACATTCCAACACACCTCGTGTGAAGCATTTGTGCATCGCATCATATATGGTGAAGATGGACTATAACCATCTCTccggtgtacacgagtcgaaccgagtcgagcttggcacagctcgacttggctcgaccacttgctgaccccagctcgaactcagctcggctcggtcctcgagcctgactgaccAGCTCAGCTCGTttcggtcagcaactcaggcTAGTTCAAGcagagttcgagccaagttcgcctgtgcggcattttcacaaacacatggtttGCACCTTGaaaatctcactgtatataaaacaacaacaatggttttacaggtattttatcaaacaccttgtaagcaacataaaaagaaaaaaaagggtatttgtttcatatacgtaccttccttgccaccagccacacttcattgagtcatttcatcaaacacttggtgagcaacaacaatatcaaagtaaccaagtcactgaactgaattgatctgagttcgattcgagttgggttcgatccgagtcgagtcgagctcgggttcgaaatttttttgagctcaaaaaatcagctcgactcggcttgaactcagtttcaaaccgagtcgaatcgagctttttcgagtcgagtcgagtcgagctaccgagctaactctgctcgtgtacagccctgtCTCTAGTCTCTACTCTAGAACCAAGGCCATATGGCTTTGAGTTTCTTTTGGAATTGGGTTGTATTGTGCAATTGTAATTGGATGCGATGGAATAGAATCATAAAACACATATGGTATGAGGGCTGCAAATGTAATTTCCCTAGCATTTTCATATGGCAGGTTTGGGCTCCAAATTCCACTtgcatacttctattttttatttgagagaaacataattgcaatttgagggctacttcctaaTTACATGGTAAAAAACATCATTTAAATTCTTTCATTTCTTGATCAACTTCACTGAATATTTCCAATTCAATTTACTTTAGCATCCAAACAAGCCTAAGATACAAACCAATCTTTATTGGACATGAAACCCTGTGTCACTCCATTTCTCTAGGAAACATAGGATTCATGTACAATTTTTTGTTCAAGTAGGATTCAAGTAGTATAAATGTGAGTCACTTGAGGATAAGACTTTCTTTTCtgataaattttcaaattgaTGAAATGATTGGTATTAGATATCAAATGAAAGTTAGTGATTGTGTTTCCTAGATGCTTATGAATCCCGAAACATCttattttatacttgtttttacCATTTCCCCTTCTTCTGGTAAcctaggggctgtttggatggtgaGACCTCCCAGTCCCGGGTAAGTTATGGATCCTTGAGAGTGGTCAATCCTAGATTGGTGACTCTAGGATTGGCCAATCTTTCATTAGGTTGATATTGTGGACCAGGAGTCACAAAGTTTGAAGACGTAAATCTATTGTTTGGCTGACAAACTTGTAACTGAGTAGCACTGAAGTGCACCTGTGGCagtcaaggtgttccataacagtaacggtggctgtaacggccactgTTGTTTCCGTTATGATACGGGCAACCATTACATAACCAATTTTGAATGCCTTGATGGCAGTAGCACAGTAAAGAATAAAAAGGGGGGAAATGGTACCAGTTATAGGCATTGTTCGGAGTAtcctgatattattgaaatatccccaATACAATCCGCATCTCCAGCTCGGTGATACTGATAACATTGGTAGcatcagaaattccaagtatcagtGATATATCGCTGAGttttgccaatgtatcgatatcgccaatattttcaactatgtaaattccaggtgtcttTTGTATCGCCAATATGtcgacaatatttcaataatatcgacaaTGTATCATtatcaccaaaaatctatttattaaaaaaaaattccaatttttttatgagcgcatggttgtatgatgaaatgcatgtttgtatgtgtatatatgtttggatggatgaatggatggatggatggatgtgtgtgtgtgtgcgcgcgcgtgtgtgtatgcatggatggatggatcatgcatgtgtgtttgtatgtatatatgtgcatgcatggatggatggatgcaccATTTTCCccgtgtttccccaatgtttccttgaGTCATCGATGCATGCTTTTAGTCCCCATCAAAGGGAAGCTTATTATAGGAAAATATGCatcttttttgctattatttgattttaaatatacaaatatgtgtattttagcatctcctgaagtttcactgaaaaatttcaccattttcccccATTTCACCGCATTTCTGGGAATCAGTGATAACAATATTGTTTCAGTAttcctggccagcgaaacttgtaatgacatcgatacttcgaacactgattgTAGGTGGTCGGAAGATGGCTGAACGGTCTCGAAGTCAAAGGGCTAATAGTTGGGAAGTAACTTTAGGATCCTTGGATCCCAGTTTAAATCAAATGACAACCTAAATCAAATCGACAGTCCAAATCTTTGGTCTCCTGTGAATAAACTACCCAAACTGTTAGACTGCCATGAATGGATTGGCCCACAGCAAATGGGCAGTTCAAATGGTTGGACCGCCATGAAGAAGAAGCAGAGATCTCTTAAAGTAGAAACTCTCGGGGGAGTGAGGACTATCCATCAAACAAGCAATGAGCAAAAGATTGCTCCCCTTTGCTTCTCTTGGAGATACATTTCAATGAGAAATTGAGAACCTCTCCAAGATTTCCTTCGAAGCCGAAGGTGACTCAGGGAAGAAGAAGATTGGAATATGTCTTTCCAGCCTTTGAGATTGTTCACAAGTGGCGGTGGCAGCTACTGTCCAGCATTGCTTAGGGCCACAGTTAGGGATGATAGTTTAGCCCTAATGAAATAGGCTATCTTGTATATCATAAGTTATTTTATACGAAATATAATTTAATTGGGTACCCTACATGTACCCAGCAAGATAACTGATCAGACCCAATTTATAAACAGGTCTAAAATAACGAACTTTTACCCGGAAGAGATATAGACCAGGGCTATTTAAATCAGGTCAGGTACCTTGGGTACTCACGGATCTGGATACCTATTGATAGCCCTAGTCATCAATACCTACTTATCAGGGATTGAGGGGTGGCAGGTGGATTCATATCCTTGAAGGCCCAAACGAGGAGCTCAAAGCAGATTCTTAGTTTGGCCAATCTTGGATTGAAGAACACAAGGATCCAAGTGGGCCCTTAGTTATTTCAACAGCTTGGGCTATGTTTGCGTCAATGCTTCCCCAAGTGGAACTGTGCATTTAATTAGGACCACAAGTGACTAGCGAGATCAGAATGGAATGGCTGTCCGCCTATCGAATTTCTCCTAAATTCCACGTTCCCGAAACGGATCCTAATATTTCTTCTTTGAATTACTCATAtctatcctatgaatttcatttCGCACCGGAAACTACTCTAGGAGAAGTTCAAATCCATTCCGTTCGGATATTGATCTGTCTTGGTTTGACATGGTTTACGCATTACTGGTTCCTGGAAGAGTCAATATCTCCATCAGCTAAACCCTTTCTGACCCTGCCTTTGGACTTGTATTTTGTTCGTACACAATCATTCTTATCTTGATTGTGATTTGGGGTGAGAAAAAGGGGAAAATGGAAGCCTGCATAATGCTGATTCCATTTTCTGTGATTGGAGGGTAAATTCAAATAATTCTAGGCTTGTTTGGATTGATGGAAACGAAAACATGGATAATGGAAAACTCAATGTCACATCAGAGGAAAGGGAAATGTGTGGAAAAGATCCATGTTAACCTGTTTAGTTTAGAAGATGTGATTTTCATGAAAatgttcaaaggtcaacaataaAAAAGCGAGAGTTCTCTTGTACCATGGAAatctagatttatttatttattttgagggATTGTTAAGAATCATTTTACTTGTTTTTGAAGGAAACCGTGG belongs to Magnolia sinica isolate HGM2019 chromosome 8, MsV1, whole genome shotgun sequence and includes:
- the LOC131252641 gene encoding uncharacterized protein LOC131252641; this encodes MDKAREFLTLKTEESERVSRLSVPTHRVGLDPSYYEGFFLRGIRIDRVGPGFIACTFKVPPRLTDATGKLSSGAIANLIDDVGGAVIQADGLPAKVSLEMSISYFSRADANDELEIISRVLGHRGSYSGTSVILKNKITGELIAEGRHSLFGKLESKI